The genomic region CCTCGCTGATGTGGTGTTCCAGCACGTCGGCCTCCTCGTGGACTTCGGTCCACTCGTAGTCGAGGTGGTCGACGAGGAACGCCTCCAGCAGGCGGTGGTGTCTGATGATCTCGACGGCGACCGTCTCGCCCTCGTCGGTCAGCTCCACGCCCTTGTACTTCTCGCGCGCGACGAGCCCCCGATCCTCCAGTTTCTCCATCATGCTCGTGACCGTCGGCGCGGTCACGTCCAGCGAGTCCGCGATCAGCGAGGGCTTGACCGGTGCCCCGTGCTCGCGCTGGAGTTCGTAGATCCCCTTGAGATAGTCCTCCATCACGTCACTCAGCATCTTGGTTTGTTTTAGACGCATCTAATCCATAAGTCTGTTCCTTCAAACAACCGAGTTCACACGCACGAATTCACGTCCGTCGACCGATAGACCTGGCCGCCTCAGGCGGGATCCTCGCGGATGCGGTGCAGATCGACGTCCGCGGATAGATCGCCGAACTCCGGGTCCGCTCCGACGACGAGTGTTGCGTCTTCCTCGAGCGCCAGCGCTGCCGCGTACGAATCACCCAGCGAGATGCCGCCGGCACCTTTGATCCGGGCGACACCGCTCCAGGACGGGGTCTCGACCGTCAGGCCGTAGCCCCGAAGAATTCGCAGGTCCCGCTGTCCGACCTCGAACTCGTCGTCGCCCGGCGGAACTCGATTCGGATCTCCCGTTTCGAGACGCGCGATCTTGTAGACGATCTCGGTCGCTGTGGCGTGGGAGATCGCGCCGGTCGACTCGTCGCGTTCGATCGCCTGCAGTCGCTCGGTCACGTCAGACGCGCCCGGCTCGTCGTAGAGATACGCGAGAAGGGGCTCCGTGTCGAAGACGTACTCCGTCATCGGTGCCGGTCGAGTTCCGCGTCGCGCTCACGTTCGAGTTCCTCGTCCTCCGCCTTCATCTCCTGTAAGTGCTCGCGGACCTCGCCCGTCTCGTAGCGACCGGCGTGGACGCCCTGCATCTCTTCGACCGAGGGCAGGGGTTCGACCACGATCTTCCCCTCCGCTTCGTGGATGAGTACTTTCCCGGGCGTCTCGATACCGAACCGCTCCCGCAACTCCTTGGGAATCGTCGCTTGCCCCTTCTTGGAGACGCGGATGACCTCGCCGTCGTCGGTATTACTGGACATCTTTGTATTACATTTCGAGTCAGTCATACTAAACCCTTCTTGCTATACTCACGGCTGTCGTCGGTACCGATGAGGAAATCGTGAAATCGGTGGCGGCTCGACGGGGTTCCGGTCGACGAACGGCGGTCGCGGAATCGACCTACAGGCCCCAGTCCAGGTTCGCGGCGATCTCCAGGTGGTCGGTCGAGTGCAACACCGTCGCGACGCCCACGCCCACGAGGACGGCGCCGGCGAGGACGCCCGAAGCCAGCACGGTCCACACCGTCGGTCCCGCCGACTGGATCGACGGCGAGTACGTCGCGATGGCCCAGAAGAAGTCGCCGATGAAGATCCCGCCGCCGATCAGAAGGATGGTCCCGAGGAGACGACTCGGCGTCGGCGTTGCGGGTTTGTCCTTGATACGCATTGCATTAGGTACGGTCTTCCAGCGAAATATGTGTTACTACGGTCACGGCCGTCGAAAGTGTTGAGCAGTCGGTTCCGGTCCGGCGATCCGACGGCCGGTATCGGGTCCGTTGCCCGCAACTAACTGCGAAGAGAGTGACTTCGACGCGGCAGGATCTCAATTACAAAGCCTTCACCGACGAGTCTCAGACGCGGATGTACAGCGGGCAAACTGTCGCGGTCGTGGTCCCGGCGTACAACGAGGAGGGGTTCGTGGGAGACGTCCTCGATTCGATCCCGGCGTTCGTGGATCGTGTCTACGTCGTCGACGACTGTTCGACCGATGGGACGTGGCGGGAGATTCGCGACCACAGCGAACGGGACGATCGGGCGGTCGCAGCGAAAGCCGACGGCGGACGGTCGGTCGACCGGATCGAAGCGATCCGACACGAGACCAACCGTGGTGTCGGCGGCGCGATCAAGACGGGGTATCGGCGTGCGCTTCAGGACGGGATGGACGTGACCGCGGTGATAGCCGGCGACGGGCAGATGGACCCGTCGATCCTCGACCGGTTCGTCGAGCCTATCGTCGAGGGCCGGGCCGACTACACCAAGGGGGACCGCCTCCAGTCGCCCGAGCTCCGGGCTGGGATGTCGTCGTGGCGGTCGGTCGGCAACTACCTCCTGACCTTCCTGACGAAACTGGCCAGCGGGTACTGGCGTACCAACGACCCACAGAACGGCTACACGGCCATCTCGATCGACGCGCTCGAACGGATCGATCTGGACGAACTGTACGACCGCTACGGGTTCAGCAACGACCTGTTGATCACGCTCAACGCCTACGGCTTCCGGGTCGCCGACGTGCCGATGCGGGCCATCTACGGCGACGAACAGAGCCACATCAACTACGCGTCGTTCGTTCCGCGGCTCTCGACGCTGTTGTTCGTCGGCTTCCTGTGGCGGCTGAAGGTCAAGTACTGTCTCGCCGACTTCCACCCGCTCGTGTTCCTGTACGCGCTGGGCGTGCTCGGCGGCGCGTCCGGGCTCGCACTCGTCGGGCTGGTGGTGACACAGGGCGCGTCCCTGCTGGCCGGGAGCGTGTCGGTGTTCATCCTCCTGTTCAGTTGCGCGCTGCTGGTGTTCGCGATGATCTTCGACATGCAGCACAACGAACACCTCGAAGAGACGGTTTCGTACTGAACGCGGCTCCACCGACCCTATTTTTTCAGTCGGCCGTCGACGACCGCCCGACTTCTGCGGCCCCTGTCGATACCCGTCGCGAGACACCCGTGACGCTGTCGACCGCGTGGGGATTCTCGGCGACGGTCACGAGCAACTCGGTGAGGTCGACGGTCTCGTCCAGCAGGTCACGTCGGCGAGACTCCCAGCGGTCGACTGCTTCGTCGTCGGTCAGCAGCTCGAGGGCTGTCTCGCGGACGCGCTCGAAGGACGCGACGTTGCGGACGAGGCCGCGCTCTTCCAGTTCGAGGAAGTTGCCCATGTCGTCCGCGCCGACGAAGGAGTTCGAGCGGACCGCGGGCGTCCCGAGCAGCGCGGCCTCGGTCACCATCGTCTGGGTGTCGGCGACCAGCAGCGACGCCTCGGCCAGCGCGTCGTGGAGCCGGGCGGGGTGGAGATCGAAGCGCCGGCCCGCGGTCGATTCCACGTCCAGGTCGTCGCCCTCGTCGGAGACGAGGACCGTCGCGTGATCGGCCAGATCGGCGATCAGCGTCCGGACCTGCTCGACGGAGAATCCGCCGTGGCCCACGTCGTGGTGGGAGCCGAAGGCGTTCAGGCGGAGGATCACGAACGGATCGTCCCCCACGCCGAGGTCCTCGCGGACGGACGGATCGGCGGCAAAGCGGTCGGGGTGGAGGTAGGCCGACTCCTTGAACCCGTGGAACACGCGGTGTTTCGAACCGAGGTCGTTCCGGAACGTGTCGGGAGTCAGGAGTGCGTCGGCCAGCAAGCGGGCGATCCGGTGGTCCAGCGACGAGGGCTCGGAGTCGTGGACGAGGATCGTCCGGGCACCGGTCAGGCGGCCGGCGGGCGCGGCGTAGGCCCCGATCCCGAACACCACGTCGGGGTCGAACCGCCGCGCCGCCGCGAGGGCGCGGGCGTACTGGGCGGGCAGGTTGGTCAGGAGCGAGCGTTTCGTCGTCCCGCACTCGCCGTAGACCTGATAGGGGAGATCGGCGGCGTCGGCGAGCGCGAGCGTACAGCCGTAGTCACGCGCGAGAACGCGTACCTCGTGGCCCCGCTGCTGTAGTTCCGAGACGGCGTTTTTGTACAGGTGGACGTGTGCCGGCGTGTTCGTGAAGAACAGGTATCGCATTACCGGTTCTGTACCGGGAGAACTCTTTGTTAACGGCTCTATTCGGTTGGGCACCGAAAGAATCGGCAGGTCGGAGTACCGCTTGCTGGTCCCGTTCTAGATCTGCGCGGGATCGATCTCCTCGCCGTCGACGAGCAGGCGGAACCGGTCGGCGGAGACGTTGGCGGTCCAGTCGGTCAACCGGCCGCGAATCTCGTAGTCGTCGGTATAGCCGTTACCGGTCGCACCGGCGACGATAGTCGTATCGCCGTCTTCGGTGACCGTATCGCTGGCCACGCTCTTTCCGCCTTCGGCGTTCGGCCCCTTCGAGACTGGTCCGTCGACGGTGAACTCGTAG from Halorientalis sp. IM1011 harbors:
- a CDS encoding PIN domain-containing protein — encoded protein: MTEYVFDTEPLLAYLYDEPGASDVTERLQAIERDESTGAISHATATEIVYKIARLETGDPNRVPPGDDEFEVGQRDLRILRGYGLTVETPSWSGVARIKGAGGISLGDSYAAALALEEDATLVVGADPEFGDLSADVDLHRIREDPA
- a CDS encoding AbrB/MazE/SpoVT family DNA-binding domain-containing protein, with translation MSSNTDDGEVIRVSKKGQATIPKELRERFGIETPGKVLIHEAEGKIVVEPLPSVEEMQGVHAGRYETGEVREHLQEMKAEDEELERERDAELDRHR
- a CDS encoding glycosyltransferase family 2 protein — its product is MYSGQTVAVVVPAYNEEGFVGDVLDSIPAFVDRVYVVDDCSTDGTWREIRDHSERDDRAVAAKADGGRSVDRIEAIRHETNRGVGGAIKTGYRRALQDGMDVTAVIAGDGQMDPSILDRFVEPIVEGRADYTKGDRLQSPELRAGMSSWRSVGNYLLTFLTKLASGYWRTNDPQNGYTAISIDALERIDLDELYDRYGFSNDLLITLNAYGFRVADVPMRAIYGDEQSHINYASFVPRLSTLLFVGFLWRLKVKYCLADFHPLVFLYALGVLGGASGLALVGLVVTQGASLLAGSVSVFILLFSCALLVFAMIFDMQHNEHLEETVSY
- a CDS encoding DUF354 domain-containing protein is translated as MRYLFFTNTPAHVHLYKNAVSELQQRGHEVRVLARDYGCTLALADAADLPYQVYGECGTTKRSLLTNLPAQYARALAAARRFDPDVVFGIGAYAAPAGRLTGARTILVHDSEPSSLDHRIARLLADALLTPDTFRNDLGSKHRVFHGFKESAYLHPDRFAADPSVREDLGVGDDPFVILRLNAFGSHHDVGHGGFSVEQVRTLIADLADHATVLVSDEGDDLDVESTAGRRFDLHPARLHDALAEASLLVADTQTMVTEAALLGTPAVRSNSFVGADDMGNFLELEERGLVRNVASFERVRETALELLTDDEAVDRWESRRRDLLDETVDLTELLVTVAENPHAVDSVTGVSRRVSTGAAEVGRSSTAD